From Bacteroidota bacterium, the proteins below share one genomic window:
- a CDS encoding phosphoenolpyruvate kinase → MKLSLSEKSLEDVFKTISKGNKEYKKIYPGESIERQPVTTVYGGAQLFKSNTTQRIGELGLRAFKEYIPNANVLANILGWEQKDELNEIIYHKIEEKLGREGVEDFRIDFEDGFGIRPDAEEDETAVNCANETWKGMQENTLSPFIGIRIKTLSEELKYRALRTLDIYISTLANLSGGELPDNFVVTLPKITHEKQVEAFIEALEILEKKLKMRKGKIQMELMVETPQSIFGSDGKAALLGFVKACKGRCKAAHFGVYDYTASMDITARLQAMDHTVCDFARHVMKVTLAGTGVWLSDGATNVMPVGPNRGELTEEQKQENIDTVNKAWKLGYDHIMHSLNQGFYQGWDLHPAQLPIRYAACYKFFLDGLDSASVRLKNFIEKAAQATLVGDIFDDAATGQGLLNYFLRALNCGAISEDEIAKTGLTLEEVRGRSFLKILDGRKKGLNG, encoded by the coding sequence ATGAAATTAAGTTTATCGGAAAAAAGTCTGGAAGATGTTTTTAAAACAATTTCCAAAGGTAATAAAGAGTATAAAAAAATATATCCGGGAGAATCAATTGAACGGCAGCCGGTAACAACTGTTTACGGCGGTGCACAGTTGTTTAAATCAAATACAACTCAGAGAATAGGCGAGCTTGGATTAAGAGCATTCAAAGAATACATTCCAAATGCAAACGTACTTGCAAATATTCTTGGATGGGAACAGAAAGATGAACTAAATGAAATTATTTATCATAAAATTGAAGAGAAACTCGGGCGTGAAGGCGTTGAGGATTTCAGAATCGATTTTGAAGACGGCTTTGGAATCCGTCCCGATGCTGAAGAAGATGAAACAGCAGTGAACTGTGCCAATGAAACCTGGAAGGGAATGCAGGAAAATACTTTATCGCCTTTTATTGGAATAAGAATAAAAACATTATCTGAGGAATTAAAATACAGAGCATTAAGAACTCTTGATATTTACATCTCAACACTTGCAAATCTTTCGGGAGGAGAGTTACCGGATAATTTTGTAGTGACGCTTCCGAAAATCACACATGAAAAACAGGTAGAGGCTTTTATCGAAGCATTGGAAATTCTTGAAAAGAAACTGAAGATGCGCAAAGGTAAAATCCAAATGGAGCTGATGGTCGAAACACCGCAGTCAATTTTTGGTTCAGATGGTAAAGCCGCATTGTTGGGATTTGTGAAAGCTTGCAAAGGCAGATGTAAAGCCGCTCACTTTGGGGTTTATGATTATACCGCATCTATGGATATTACTGCGAGGCTGCAGGCAATGGACCATACAGTATGTGATTTTGCAAGACACGTTATGAAGGTTACTTTAGCCGGAACAGGAGTGTGGTTATCAGACGGCGCAACTAATGTAATGCCGGTCGGTCCGAACAGAGGAGAATTGACAGAAGAACAAAAGCAGGAAAATATAGATACGGTAAATAAGGCATGGAAACTCGGTTATGACCATATAATGCATTCATTAAATCAAGGATTTTATCAGGGATGGGATTTGCATCCTGCGCAATTGCCAATAAGATATGCAGCATGTTATAAATTTTTCTTAGACGGATTGGATTCAGCTTCAGTGAGATTGAAAAACTTTATTGAGAAAGCTGCTCAGGCAACATTAGTAGGTGATATTTTTGATGATGCAGCTACAGGACAAGGTTTATTGAATTATTTCTTAAGAGCTTTGAATTGCGGTGCAATAAGTGAAGATGAGATTGCCAAAACAGGATTAACTTTAGAAGAAGTAAGAGGACGTTCTTTCTTAAAAATTTTAGACGGAAGAAAAAAAGGATTGAACGGCTAA
- a CDS encoding T9SS type A sorting domain-containing protein, which produces MKKAILLFFVLLVATSFTKADSVIIGTGSFTTAANTYGPMRSNNTATTWNRNAYIYPASLLGTMANNASISSLAFYRSTGTNLMTAANQNFKIYIKNTFMADFGASNINWLDTSATMTLVYNSDPSSIVTANGGFKTFPFIAPYTYNTSNGSNLMILVEYTQTTALATTILWVYDSSAGVPAYTTNQHKYVGGTSGSPTNTTNAANERHPYITINYTPFAFANDMGVTASLSPLNLASLTTGNSYDIYARTKNFGTNSQSGVNVYYKVDGGTAVGPVTTTGTMNQNDTQMVVFTGANAYTALTGNHTIKIYTSLGSDESTVNDTTTIQVGASPITSFPWTETFTPTIGWTATSGSLWGIVTVTTQANGAGGQAARANCYNVAAGDLDTLISPVLNLTGITHPVLTFSLAYCGYSAAEDDALQVFVSSDGGATWSAALYQKSALSSPSLQTIPFSTTQYNPQAKGDWKSQIVDLAAYAGQSNLKVGFCATSQFGNQICIDNISVMNCNNYTSALVVATGAQTPQFETTVNFGTIIPNGTLRTSRFTGAPPYSGTQFATNATATTQDGSIFTPDRVSGDFWFTVDYDSNASYSISIDLATMGGVDNINKLYILKRNLVNDSWTALTTTAAGTVLTASGLTSFSDFAIGGDLNNQLPVELSSFTSSVSGKNVLLKWSTTMEENNSGFNIERRIRNTETWTNSGFVAGNGNSNTVKNYSFEDKNLSTGGYSYRLKQVDYNGNYRYYDLTNEVIVGIPTKFAISQNYPNPFNPSTKINYELPFDSKVSIKIFDITGREMASVVNEIQTAGYYTTNFNASFLSSGVYFYQINADGGNQNFVKTMKMMLIK; this is translated from the coding sequence ATGAAAAAAGCAATTTTACTTTTTTTCGTTCTGCTTGTAGCTACAAGCTTTACAAAGGCTGATTCTGTTATAATTGGTACAGGATCCTTCACTACAGCTGCCAATACTTATGGCCCTATGCGAAGTAACAATACTGCTACTACCTGGAATAGAAATGCTTATATTTATCCTGCATCACTTCTTGGGACAATGGCAAACAATGCATCAATTTCAAGTCTTGCATTCTACAGAAGTACTGGTACTAACCTAATGACTGCTGCCAACCAAAATTTTAAAATTTATATTAAAAATACTTTCATGGCAGATTTTGGTGCAAGCAATATCAACTGGCTTGATACCTCTGCAACTATGACATTGGTTTACAATAGTGATCCTTCTTCTATTGTTACAGCAAACGGTGGTTTTAAAACTTTTCCTTTTATTGCCCCATACACATACAATACTTCGAACGGTTCAAATCTTATGATTTTAGTTGAATATACTCAGACAACAGCCTTAGCAACAACAATTTTATGGGTATATGATAGTTCAGCAGGTGTTCCCGCATACACAACTAATCAGCACAAATATGTAGGCGGTACATCAGGTTCACCAACGAATACTACAAATGCTGCAAACGAAAGACATCCCTATATAACAATCAACTATACACCGTTTGCATTTGCAAATGATATGGGTGTAACTGCATCACTTTCTCCTTTAAATCTTGCATCTTTGACTACAGGCAACTCTTACGATATATATGCACGTACAAAGAATTTTGGTACCAATTCTCAATCAGGTGTCAATGTTTATTACAAAGTTGACGGCGGAACAGCAGTAGGACCGGTTACAACTACCGGTACAATGAATCAAAACGATACTCAAATGGTAGTTTTCACCGGGGCAAATGCTTACACAGCTTTAACCGGGAATCACACAATTAAGATTTACACTTCATTAGGTTCAGATGAAAGCACAGTTAATGATACTACTACAATTCAGGTTGGAGCTTCACCAATAACTTCATTCCCTTGGACTGAAACATTCACTCCAACAATAGGTTGGACTGCAACCTCCGGTTCTTTATGGGGAATTGTTACTGTAACAACACAAGCAAATGGAGCCGGCGGTCAGGCTGCCAGAGCAAACTGTTATAACGTAGCAGCAGGAGATCTTGATACTTTGATTTCACCGGTGTTAAATTTAACGGGAATAACTCATCCGGTTTTAACATTCAGTCTGGCATATTGCGGCTACAGTGCTGCAGAAGATGACGCATTGCAGGTTTTTGTATCTTCAGACGGCGGTGCAACATGGAGCGCAGCTTTGTATCAAAAATCAGCTTTAAGTTCACCTTCACTTCAGACAATACCATTTAGCACAACTCAATATAATCCACAAGCTAAAGGTGACTGGAAAAGTCAAATAGTAGATTTAGCTGCTTATGCAGGTCAATCAAATCTTAAAGTTGGCTTTTGCGCAACTTCTCAGTTTGGTAATCAGATTTGTATCGATAACATCAGTGTAATGAATTGCAATAACTATACATCTGCTTTAGTTGTTGCAACAGGTGCTCAAACACCACAATTTGAAACAACAGTGAACTTCGGAACAATAATTCCAAATGGAACATTAAGAACATCAAGATTCACAGGTGCTCCGCCTTATTCAGGAACACAGTTTGCAACAAATGCAACAGCTACAACACAAGACGGAAGTATTTTCACACCTGACAGAGTTTCTGGTGATTTCTGGTTCACAGTTGATTATGATTCAAATGCTTCTTACAGCATTTCAATTGACTTGGCAACTATGGGCGGTGTTGATAATATTAACAAGCTTTATATCTTAAAAAGAAATTTAGTAAATGATTCCTGGACAGCTTTGACAACTACTGCAGCAGGAACAGTACTTACAGCTTCTGGTTTAACATCATTCTCTGATTTTGCAATCGGCGGAGATTTAAACAATCAGCTTCCTGTTGAATTATCTTCATTCACATCTTCAGTATCAGGTAAAAATGTTCTTCTAAAATGGTCAACAACAATGGAAGAAAACAATTCAGGATTCAACATTGAAAGAAGAATCAGAAATACTGAAACATGGACAAATTCAGGTTTCGTAGCAGGTAACGGAAACAGCAATACTGTAAAAAACTATTCATTTGAAGATAAGAATTTATCAACAGGGGGATACAGTTACAGATTAAAACAAGTTGACTACAACGGAAACTACAGATATTATGATTTAACTAACGAAGTTATAGTAGGAATTCCAACTAAATTTGCAATCAGTCAGAATTATCCGAATCCGTTCAATCCTTCTACAAAAATCAATTATGAGCTTCCTTTCGACAGTAAGGTCTCAATAAAGATTTTTGACATAACAGGAAGAGAAATGGCTTCTGTAGTAAATGAAATTCAGACAGCAGGATATTACACAACAAACTTTAACGCTTCATTTTTATCAAGCGGAGTTTATTTCTACCAAATCAATGCAGATGGTGGAAATCAAAACTTTGTAAAGACTATGAAAATGATGTTAATTAAATAA
- the uraH gene encoding hydroxyisourate hydrolase — protein MSQLTTHILDISIGMPAKDVPATLKFLQNEFQWIDLAEGKTDSDGRIKNLLADDFKMEHGVYKLIFNTDEYFEREGIDSFYPVVEVIFRIDSDAHYHVPLLLSPYGYSTYRGS, from the coding sequence TTGAGTCAGTTAACAACTCATATATTAGATATATCTATCGGCATGCCTGCAAAGGATGTTCCCGCTACATTAAAGTTTTTGCAAAACGAATTCCAATGGATAGATTTAGCTGAAGGGAAAACAGATTCTGACGGCAGGATAAAAAATCTTTTAGCAGATGATTTTAAAATGGAACACGGAGTATATAAATTAATTTTTAATACAGATGAGTATTTTGAGAGGGAGGGGATAGACTCATTTTATCCTGTGGTTGAAGTAATTTTCAGAATTGATTCAGATGCACATTACCATGTGCCGTTGTTATTAAGTCCTTATGGTTACTCTACATACAGAGGCAGCTAA
- the pucL gene encoding urate oxidase: protein MKIELIQSNYGKSKVRVVKVKRDGAHHEMKEFLVNVQLEGNFDAIHMDGDNTGILSTDAMKNTVYALAKDHDVNSIEEFALFLSDHYLKNNDNVDHVSVEIIQSLWNRIAVNGEPHNHSFVSAGNEKRTCLVERTADDVYVSSGILDLLIMKTTGSEFWGFKREQYTTLPETKDRIFETSVKATWDYVRDEDIDYNSNYEKARQTILEVFANHQSLSVQHTIYEIGKVLLENNEDIDEIAFSMPNKHCLLINLGVFGMENKNEIFVPTDEPHGLIEAVIGREILENESR, encoded by the coding sequence ATGAAAATAGAACTAATTCAAAGTAATTACGGAAAATCAAAAGTCCGTGTGGTAAAAGTAAAACGTGACGGAGCGCATCACGAAATGAAAGAATTTCTTGTTAACGTGCAGCTTGAAGGCAACTTTGATGCAATTCATATGGATGGAGATAATACAGGAATTCTCTCAACTGATGCTATGAAAAACACGGTCTATGCTCTTGCGAAAGATCATGATGTAAATTCAATCGAAGAGTTTGCACTTTTCCTTTCTGATCACTATTTAAAAAATAATGATAATGTAGATCACGTCTCAGTTGAAATTATTCAATCACTTTGGAATAGAATAGCTGTTAACGGTGAACCGCATAACCACTCTTTCGTAAGCGCCGGAAATGAAAAACGAACCTGCCTTGTAGAAAGAACTGCAGATGATGTCTATGTTAGCTCGGGAATTCTGGATTTACTTATAATGAAAACCACAGGTTCTGAATTCTGGGGATTTAAAAGAGAACAATACACAACTCTGCCTGAAACCAAGGACAGAATTTTTGAAACGAGTGTAAAAGCAACATGGGATTATGTCCGCGATGAAGATATTGATTACAATTCAAACTATGAAAAAGCAAGACAAACAATTCTCGAAGTATTTGCAAATCATCAGAGCTTATCAGTACAGCATACTATTTATGAAATCGGAAAAGTACTCCTTGAAAATAATGAAGACATAGATGAAATCGCTTTCTCAATGCCGAATAAGCATTGCCTGTTAATAAATCTCGGAGTCTTTGGAATGGAAAACAAAAATGAAATCTTTGTTCCAACTGACGAACCGCATGGATTAATTGAGGCAGTCATCGGAAGAGAAATACTTGAGAATGAATCCCGCTAA
- the allB gene encoding allantoinase AllB, producing MNKLKSRKVLIDGKIIPASIFIENGKISEIKDYSEEAEDFGELVIIPGIVDTHVHINEPGRTEWEGFETATKSAAAGGITTLVDMPLNSSPVTTSKKNFDIKLEAAKGKLWVDCGFYGGAVSDNINELKELCDSGVLGIKSFMIDSGLDEFKFVSESDLRNALAIMKDFDLPLLVHAEIFTNSEKGIANSFSDFVKYRPHEMEDEAIKILIKLCKEFNVHIHIVHLSSADSLDQIRKAKSEGLNLTVETCPHYLYFNAEDIPQDDARFKCTPPIRNKENNEKLWEALEDGTIDMIASDHSPCTHDLKARKFSDAWGGIASLQVSFPAVWTKAKERGIGIDKVSEWMSLNTSKLVGLDNYIGTIEKGKYADFTIFNSEESFIVEPDSLHHKNKISAYHHEKLFGKVHTVFSNGEKIFNEGKFSAEPKGKIILRNN from the coding sequence TTGAATAAATTAAAAAGTAGAAAAGTTTTAATAGATGGAAAGATAATTCCAGCATCAATATTTATTGAGAATGGCAAGATTTCCGAGATAAAAGATTACAGTGAGGAAGCGGAAGACTTTGGCGAGCTTGTTATAATTCCGGGTATTGTCGATACTCATGTTCATATAAACGAACCCGGAAGAACTGAATGGGAAGGTTTTGAAACTGCAACAAAATCAGCAGCAGCGGGCGGTATTACAACTCTTGTAGATATGCCTCTGAACAGTTCACCAGTTACTACGTCTAAGAAAAATTTTGATATAAAACTTGAAGCAGCAAAAGGCAAGCTGTGGGTTGACTGCGGATTTTATGGCGGAGCAGTAAGTGATAATATAAACGAGCTGAAAGAATTATGTGATTCAGGTGTGCTGGGTATTAAATCATTTATGATTGATTCAGGACTTGATGAATTTAAATTTGTAAGTGAGAGTGATTTGAGAAATGCACTGGCAATCATGAAAGATTTTGATTTGCCATTGCTTGTTCATGCAGAAATTTTTACTAATTCTGAAAAAGGCATTGCTAATTCTTTCTCAGATTTTGTGAAGTACAGACCGCATGAGATGGAAGACGAGGCGATTAAGATTTTAATAAAGCTCTGCAAAGAGTTTAATGTTCATATACATATTGTACATTTATCCTCGGCTGATTCACTAGACCAGATAAGAAAAGCAAAGAGTGAAGGCTTAAACTTAACTGTGGAAACCTGTCCCCATTATTTATATTTTAATGCTGAGGATATTCCGCAGGACGATGCGCGATTTAAATGTACACCTCCAATTAGAAACAAAGAAAATAATGAGAAATTATGGGAAGCATTGGAAGATGGAACAATTGATATGATTGCAAGCGACCACTCACCTTGTACACATGATTTAAAAGCGAGAAAGTTCTCAGATGCATGGGGAGGAATTGCTTCCCTGCAGGTTTCATTTCCTGCTGTATGGACTAAAGCAAAAGAGAGGGGAATAGGAATAGACAAAGTTTCTGAATGGATGAGCCTTAATACATCAAAGTTAGTTGGTTTAGATAATTATATTGGCACAATTGAAAAAGGCAAGTATGCCGACTTTACCATTTTTAATTCGGAAGAAAGTTTTATAGTAGAACCTGATTCGCTTCATCACAAAAATAAAATTTCTGCATATCATCATGAAAAGCTGTTCGGAAAAGTCCATACAGTTTTCTCAAATGGTGAGAAGATTTTTAACGAAGGAAAATTTTCAGCTGAACCAAAAGGAAAAATAATTTTAAGAAATAATTAA
- a CDS encoding LruC domain-containing protein, producing MKKIFLLLSFVLLSSYSYADDNYVQPVINYVTNYGNGTYGITYGYNSNYNTTKNFPIASNGQNKNAFNQAPIDRGQPTSFLPGTVNEVFTVFTSYGQNITWNLTNKSVTNQTKNITCQVTNNAGSNMPGIGGQVTYTLQYNISEGQSLFSSQLIDTLPAGVTYVSCTGGGVHSNGVVKWTLGTLGQGAAGNVTVTVQVASVQPNYRNVGYIVGTMSGATYRGRGAKENVPSATVTTDSSYIAAFEDLKHSGWNDWDVNDFVVGMRERVTFDGSNRVTKLVFDYEALARGSAFVNKFYHLVKLSGNSTATLVVKDSNGVVLPSLGFTNQPFSGNVNVTIFPNTYNALPPQAGLAFTNVEIVQHGVVKGYTATLTITTDGTSNTAANYLRNSSQPYLINELNKQINIASLAGTLGNTQNVDNNVDPNTLLTGYFLDLGYRLPYDWKWPLEGPTNPIWKSFPQFTSYILSGRSTNTAWYNTPDLNKVWTRRVVTDNFPFTGEAPAKIVKNTKSDKEVSSNKYELSQNYPNPFNPTTMISFNVPNNEFVSIKVFDMSGKEVAVLVNSELKAGTYDFNFNAGNLSSGIYFYRVNTPSFSDTKRMILVK from the coding sequence ATGAAAAAAATTTTCTTACTACTTAGCTTCGTTCTTTTAAGCTCTTATTCTTATGCTGATGACAATTATGTTCAGCCTGTAATAAATTATGTGACCAATTATGGAAACGGTACTTATGGAATTACTTATGGATATAACAGCAATTATAACACAACCAAAAATTTTCCTATTGCAAGCAACGGCCAAAATAAGAATGCTTTTAATCAGGCACCGATTGACAGAGGACAGCCCACATCATTTTTACCGGGAACTGTTAATGAAGTATTCACTGTATTTACTTCTTACGGCCAGAATATCACTTGGAACCTTACAAACAAATCAGTTACAAATCAAACTAAAAATATTACCTGCCAGGTAACTAATAACGCAGGTTCAAATATGCCCGGTATTGGCGGACAAGTTACATATACATTACAATATAATATTTCAGAAGGCCAGAGTTTATTTTCTTCACAATTAATAGATACACTTCCTGCCGGCGTAACTTATGTTTCCTGCACGGGCGGCGGAGTCCACAGCAACGGAGTTGTAAAATGGACATTAGGCACATTAGGACAAGGTGCAGCAGGGAATGTAACTGTGACAGTTCAGGTAGCTTCAGTACAACCTAACTACAGAAACGTTGGCTACATTGTAGGAACAATGTCAGGAGCAACATACAGAGGCAGAGGGGCAAAGGAAAATGTGCCATCAGCTACAGTAACAACAGATAGTTCATACATTGCAGCATTTGAGGATTTAAAGCACAGCGGATGGAATGACTGGGATGTCAATGATTTTGTAGTTGGAATGAGAGAAAGAGTTACATTCGATGGATCAAACAGAGTAACAAAATTAGTATTCGATTATGAAGCTTTAGCAAGAGGTTCTGCATTTGTAAATAAATTCTATCATTTAGTAAAGCTTTCAGGAAATTCAACAGCAACATTAGTTGTAAAAGATTCAAACGGTGTAGTTCTTCCTTCATTAGGATTTACAAACCAACCATTTTCAGGAAATGTAAACGTTACAATTTTCCCAAACACATACAACGCGCTTCCCCCGCAAGCAGGACTAGCTTTCACTAACGTAGAAATTGTTCAGCATGGAGTAGTAAAAGGATATACAGCAACACTTACCATCACAACAGACGGTACATCAAATACAGCAGCAAATTATTTAAGAAACAGCTCACAGCCATATTTAATAAATGAGCTAAATAAACAAATTAACATTGCTTCATTAGCAGGTACATTAGGAAATACTCAGAACGTTGATAACAACGTTGACCCGAATACATTACTTACAGGTTACTTCTTAGATTTAGGTTACAGACTTCCTTATGATTGGAAATGGCCTTTAGAAGGACCGACAAATCCAATATGGAAATCTTTCCCGCAATTCACATCATATATTTTAAGCGGGCGTTCTACAAACACAGCATGGTATAATACACCTGACTTAAACAAAGTATGGACAAGAAGAGTTGTTACTGATAATTTCCCATTCACAGGTGAAGCTCCGGCTAAAATAGTAAAGAATACAAAGTCTGATAAAGAAGTAAGTTCAAACAAGTACGAATTATCACAGAATTATCCAAATCCTTTTAACCCTACAACAATGATTTCTTTCAATGTTCCGAATAATGAGTTTGTAAGTATAAAGGTTTTTGATATGTCAGGTAAAGAAGTAGCAGTATTGGTTAACAGTGAATTAAAAGCAGGAACATATGATTTTAATTTCAACGCAGGAAACTTATCTAGTGGAATTTATTTCTACAGAGTAAATACACCAAGCTTTTCAGATACAAAAAGAATGATTTTGGTTAAATAA
- the alc gene encoding allantoicase: protein MNITTSSAFAGLTELASEKVNGKVLYCTDDFFAEKENLLKVKPAIFLPDEYTDHGKWMDGWESRRKRTEGYDWAVIRLGIPGYVKGVDIDTAFFTGNHPPYASVWGAKLEDGADEDSLYKENMKWTEIVPKVSLNPGSQNLFAATNNNDYFTHLRLNIFPDGGVARFRVYGDVHKKWKESYDGELIDLAGLVNGGKVIICNDMYFGSKDNLNSPTKSMYMGDGWETKRKRIPGYDWCILKLAEPGSIQKIMVDTAHFKGNFPDTCSIEGVNLPHLEDYKVTDTMIQWKEILPKVKLQADTEHFFEEEIVSKEVFTHIKLNIFPDGGVSRLRVYGVLPK from the coding sequence ATGAATATAACTACATCATCAGCGTTTGCAGGGTTAACAGAGCTTGCATCAGAAAAGGTAAACGGAAAAGTTTTATACTGCACCGATGATTTTTTTGCAGAGAAAGAAAATCTTTTAAAAGTAAAGCCGGCAATATTTTTACCCGATGAATATACAGACCATGGTAAATGGATGGACGGATGGGAATCACGCAGAAAAAGAACAGAAGGATATGACTGGGCAGTAATCAGACTAGGTATTCCCGGTTATGTAAAAGGTGTTGATATTGACACAGCATTTTTCACGGGTAATCATCCCCCTTATGCATCGGTGTGGGGAGCAAAGCTGGAAGATGGCGCAGATGAAGATTCATTATATAAAGAAAATATGAAGTGGACGGAAATTGTTCCGAAAGTTTCGTTGAATCCCGGCTCACAAAATTTATTCGCTGCAACAAATAATAATGATTACTTCACTCACTTACGTTTAAATATTTTTCCTGACGGCGGAGTTGCCCGCTTCAGAGTTTACGGAGACGTTCATAAAAAATGGAAAGAAAGTTATGACGGGGAGTTGATTGACTTAGCGGGACTAGTAAACGGAGGCAAAGTTATTATCTGCAACGATATGTACTTCGGCTCCAAGGATAATTTAAACTCTCCTACGAAAAGTATGTACATGGGTGACGGATGGGAAACAAAGAGAAAGAGAATTCCGGGATATGACTGGTGCATATTAAAATTAGCAGAGCCCGGAAGTATTCAAAAAATAATGGTTGATACAGCTCACTTCAAAGGGAATTTCCCTGACACATGCTCAATAGAGGGAGTTAACTTACCGCATCTTGAAGATTACAAAGTAACTGACACAATGATTCAATGGAAAGAAATTTTACCGAAGGTGAAGCTGCAGGCAGATACTGAACATTTTTTTGAAGAAGAGATTGTAAGCAAAGAAGTTTTTACCCATATAAAACTGAATATTTTTCCTGACGGCGGTGTAAGCCGCTTAAGAGTTTACGGAGTATTGCCCAAATGA
- the uraD gene encoding 2-oxo-4-hydroxy-4-carboxy-5-ureidoimidazoline decarboxylase: MNKFFFVDKNGEGKDSFLKGEFKVLDESELSENLLKCCGSANWVKAMSDNFPKEKEKLFENAEKIWFDLKESDWLEAFTHHPKIGDLASLEKKFGSTKDFTTNEQSSVNQASMETLKELAEYNDKYEKKFGFIFIVCATGKTADEMLALIKNRINNDYQTELKIAMGEQNKITKLRLEKLF; the protein is encoded by the coding sequence ATGAATAAATTTTTCTTTGTAGATAAAAATGGGGAAGGTAAGGATTCATTTTTAAAGGGAGAATTTAAAGTTTTAGACGAATCGGAGCTAAGTGAAAATTTATTGAAGTGTTGCGGAAGTGCTAATTGGGTAAAAGCAATGAGCGATAATTTTCCCAAAGAAAAAGAAAAACTATTTGAGAACGCAGAGAAAATTTGGTTTGATTTAAAAGAATCTGACTGGCTTGAAGCATTTACGCATCATCCCAAGATTGGGGACTTAGCATCACTTGAAAAAAAGTTCGGCAGTACAAAAGATTTCACAACAAATGAACAGTCTTCTGTAAATCAAGCTTCGATGGAAACACTAAAAGAACTGGCCGAATACAACGACAAATATGAAAAGAAGTTCGGGTTTATTTTTATTGTCTGCGCAACGGGTAAAACAGCGGATGAAATGCTGGCGCTTATAAAAAATAGAATAAATAACGACTATCAAACAGAGTTAAAAATAGCAATGGGGGAACAAAACAAAATTACAAAATTAAGACTGGAGAAATTATTTTGA